A stretch of Pristis pectinata isolate sPriPec2 chromosome 26, sPriPec2.1.pri, whole genome shotgun sequence DNA encodes these proteins:
- the LOC127583199 gene encoding probable G-protein coupled receptor 139, protein MAAADLMGVVVGVILEQINFIYLFADLLLMTPVCIVMIFLRIVISDCSVWFTIAFTCDRYIAICCQKLRKRYCTERTANVAMVTVGVLSCVRAIPYCFAVEPWGCAGKAEYFTSPVWKAFALLDAIATPLLPICLMVLFNTLTVKHIIAANKVRQGLRNNSENQKDPEVENRRKSMILLFTLSANFIILWSPNVVHSMNWQVENYSYSDRYFSTPVYILQQCGYMLEFLSTCTNTCIYGLTQRKFRKELKDGVKYLFTLNGKLCK, encoded by the coding sequence atggctgCAGCAGATCTGATGGGGGTTGTAGTAGGTGTTATATTGGAGCAGATTAATTTCATCTATTTGTTTGCTGATTTATTGCTCATGACTCCGGTGTGTATCGTGATGATTTTCCTACGGATCGTAATATcggactgttccgtttggttcACGATCGCTTTCACTTGCGATCGTTACATTGCCATCTGCTGTCAGAAGCTGCGGAaacgatattgcaccgagagaacagcaaATGTGGCGATGGTAACAGTGGGTGTTCTCAGCTGTGTTCGGGCTATTCCATATTGTTTTGCAGTTGAACCATGGGGCTGCGCCGGCAAAGCTGAATACTTCACATCACCCGTGTGGAAAGCCTTCGCGTTACTTGACGCCATCGCGACCccgttattaccaatctgtttaatgGTGCTGTTTAATACATTAACTGTCAAGCATATTATAGCGGCAAATAAAGTCCGTCAGGGGCTCAGGAACAACAGTGAGAATCAAAAGGATCCGGAAGTGGAGAacaggagaaagtcaatgattttgttgttcaccTTATCAGCCAATTTCATAATCTTGTGGTCACCCAATGTGGTACATTCCATGAACTGGCAAGTTGAAAACTATTCCTACTCAGACAGATACTTTAGCACGCCGGTATATATCCTACAACAGTGTGGGTATATGTTGGagtttctcagtacctgcaccaacacctgTATCTACGGGTTGACTCAGAGGAAATTCAGGAAGGAGCTGAAGgatggagtgaaatatctgtttacattaaACGGGAAgctctgtaaataa